The following proteins come from a genomic window of Diorhabda carinulata isolate Delta chromosome X, icDioCari1.1, whole genome shotgun sequence:
- the LOC130902065 gene encoding uncharacterized protein LOC130902065: protein MDMDRMMNENYGVDSVCTSAGKFAVDGDCYSYTWCVLYNGAYIENNFTCPTGRPFNSTTGICDSSSTCSNTTTTTNSTTTTNSTTFECTEAGKFSGSGCYNYYWCVYYNGYYILNNFSCPTGRPFNNATGTCDSTLTCS from the exons ATGGATATGGATAGGATGATGAATGAA AACTACGGCGTTGATTCCGTGTGTACATCGGCGGGGAAATTCGCCGTCGACGGCGATTGTTACAGTTACACTTGGTGCGTTCTATACAACGGCGCATACATCGAAAACAACTTCACTTGTCCAACTGGAAGACCTTTCAACAGTACGACCGGAATATGTGACTCTTCATCGACTTGTAGTAATACTACGACTACTACAAATTCAACTACAACTACGAATTCCACCACGTTTGAATGTACGGAAGCTGGAAAATTTAGCGGTAGCggttgttataattattattggtGCGTTTACTATAATGGGTACTACatattgaataatttcagtTGTCCAACGGGAAGACCTTTCAATAATGCCACAGGAACATGTGATTCTACTTTGACTTGTtcttaa